A single genomic interval of Helianthus annuus cultivar XRQ/B chromosome 13, HanXRQr2.0-SUNRISE, whole genome shotgun sequence harbors:
- the LOC110927202 gene encoding uncharacterized protein LOC110927202, which yields MVLSRFRLNDIKSATKNFAESYRIGLDTNSMVYKAELAHFGNNSLLATDGKNNGVPSEKGIAVAINRFTSRKSIQGKQEFFAELEMSTVYKHLNIVSVLGLCDEADEMTLVYDYAPERSLDYYLKHNTNIDNFTWTHRLHICLEIARGLDHLHTNMVNQQRIITIDIKSANILLDENSEAKIACFKISKLHPTNQEIDMKVYEDPEYKTTGKVKRKSDVYSFGVVLFEIFSGRLAYDLDYIRENDKGLAPIARQCFNDRTIERIMDQKLKEETDEDIFILNRPPNKNSVDTFLKVAYQCLGKASERPTMGLVIKELEIAVNFHETPVKKLQISRKNIEFATKNFSEKNCVGSGRFWKAYEGELPLGQDNAYASGSTTIVAKRWDSKFDQGDHQFRTEVNILFKCRHENVIGLVGYCNEMDEKIIVYEHMSNGSLDKYLKDANLTWMKRLVICIGVASGLDFLHQGGVKLKKVVHREIKSSCILLNDDWKAKISNLELSSLESLPQDMEHVSDKAYDTSAEKSDIYSFGVVLFEILCGRLAYAENGEDHSQFLGSLAKRCYEEGKLDEMVFDGIKDQIVSDSLSTFVEVAYQCMHDKSEVRPTAHDVVTQLKKALDFQKDYEKWEAQVPERYKEIIRMSDTPEMYSKVKRKDLIDAFSKGILIQDGKVWFSLGCNEERNEMVSASQFSYENHSSHKWCSVPESRFEKVAEMSNISNLNIQIKIRSRSLSSSVNYGVHLVFKFCGARKSGAKPMYVNLTYKMGNETLHAYFATWREDEWMKIELYRFFNHNESDTIDFEFLLESFSRCYCGSGAIYVEGIEFRAIDNVKPEENNLTEVQQVIMDPMQQLQTNDVPSHIGGLKPLLKLFKWRKKKRQYYMLSANEAFRKTFNAKFFNLKPSTESKFKKVIEVLSTHVFRIKGKIKSKMLLENTEYSCHLVFKLSEKRCGLHCPVIVRDLHQHRNKHSEVVYFRSPSPWNKDDVNRVPQEREDGWMEVYVWKFKSNHKLQNMWMNLKFVTYEGTMSGLIICGLEFRPV from the exons ATGGTACTCTCAAGGTTTCGGCTTAATGATATAAAGTCGGCTACCAAGAACTTTGCTGAATCATACCGCATTGGTCTAGACACAAACAGTATGGTGTACAAGGCCGAACTCGCTCATTTTGGAAACAATAGTTTGCTGGCAACAGATGGGAAGAATAATGGTGTCCCATCCGAGAAAGGCATTGCGGTAGCTATAAATCGCTTCACTAGTAGAAAAAGCATCCAAGGAAAACAAGAATTCTTCGCAGAGCTTGAAATGAGTACTGTTTATAAGCATCTCAACATAGTCTCTGTTCTTGGTCTTTGTGACGAAGCTGATGAAATGACCCTTGTCTATGACTATGCTCCTGAGAGAAGCCTTGATTACTATTTGAAACACAATACTAACATAGATAATTTTACATGGACTCACCGTCTACACATTTGCCTTGAGATTGCACGTGGGCTTGATCACCTTCACACCAATATGGTCAACCAACAAAGGATAATAACTATTGACATAAAGAGTGCTAACATTCTGTTAGACGAGAATTCGGAGGCGAAAATTGCGTGTTTTAAGATTTCCAAGTTACACCCAACAAATCAAGAGATAGACATGAAAGTGTATGAGGATCCGGAATACAAAACCACAGGTAAAGTAAAAAGAAAATCTGATGTATACTCTTTCGGAGTTGTTCTTTTTGAGATCTTTAGTGGGAGGTTGGCATATGATCTAGATTACATACGAGAAAATGACAAAGGGCTTGCACCAATTGCACGTCAATGTTTCAACGACAGAACCATAGAGAGAATAATGGATcaaaagctaaaggaagaaacCGATGAAGACATTTTCATTTTAAATAGACCACCCAATAAAAATTCTGTGGACACATTTTTAAAAGTTGCATATCAGTGTTTGGGAAAAGCTTCTGAGCGGCCTACAATGGGACTCGTGATCAAGGAGCTTGAGATAGCAGTAAACTTTCAT GAAACCCCTGTGAAAAAGCTCCAAATTTCGCGTAAAAATATTGAATTCGCCACAAAAAACTTTAGTGAAAAGAATTGCGTTGGAAGTGGTAGATTTTGGAAGGCGTATGAAGGAGAACTTCCGTTGGGACAAGACAATGCTTATGCTAGTGGTAGCACCACCATTGTTGCCAAGCGGTGGGATAGCAAGTTTGATCAAGGAGATCATCAATTTCGGACAGAAGTTAATATTCTTTTCAAGTGTCGTCACGAGAATGTCATCGGTCTTGTAGGATATTGTAACGAAATGGATGAGAAAATCATCGTTTACGAGCATATGTCTAATGGAAGTCTTGACAAATATTTAAAAGATGCTAATCTTACATGGATGAAACGGCTTGTGATATGTATCGGTGTTGCAAGCGGATTGGACTTTCTTCATCAAGGTGGTGTAAAGCTAAAGAAGGTGGTACACAGGGAGATTAAAAGCTCTTGTATTCTACTAAATGATGATTGGAAGGCAAAAATTTCTAATTTGGAGTTGTCTTCATTAGAATCACTACCGCAGGACATGGAACATGTCAGCGACAAGGCTTATGATACATCTGCTGAAAAATCGGATATATACTCCTTTGGGGTGGTTTTATTTGAGATCTTGTGCGGAAGATTGGCATATGCAGAAAATGGTGAAGACCACTCTCAGTTTTTAGGCTCTTTGGCTAAAAGGTGCTATGAAGAAGGAAAACTTGATGAGATGGTGTTTGACGGTATAAAAGACCAAATTGTTTCAGATTCATTGTCTACATTTGTAGAGGTTGCCTATCAATGCATGCATGACAAGAGCGAAGTACGGCCAACGGCACATGATGTGGTAACACAACTCAAGAAAGCATTGGATTTCCAA AAAGATTATGAAAAATGGGAGGCCCAAGTGCCTGAACGCTACAAAGAAATAATCCGGATGTCAGACACCCCTGAGATGTACTCTAAAGTAAAGAGAAAAGATCTTATTGACGCTTTCTCTAAAGGAATCCTCATACAGGATGGCAAAGTG TGGTTTTCACTTGGATGCAATGAAGAAAGAAATGAAATGGTATCAGCAAGCCAATTTTCATACGAAAATCATTCCTCACATAAGTGGTGTTCCGTTCCAGAATCAAG ATTTGAGAAAGTAGCAGAGATGTCAAATATTTCAAATTTGAATATCCAAATAAAGATAAGAAGTCGGTCTCTATCTTCTAGTGTCAATTATGGTGTTCATCTTGTCTTTAAATTTTGCGGTGCAAGAAAATCCGGAGCCAAGCCGATGTATGTGAACCTAACTTACAAAATGGGGAATGAAACTTTACATGCTTATTTCGCAACATGGAGAGAAGATGAGTGGATGAAGATTGAATTGTACCGTTTCTTCAATCACAACGAATCAGATACTATCGACTTTGAGTTTCTGTTAGAGAGCTTTTCACGATGCTATTGTGGAAGCGGTGCCATTTATGTTGAAGGCATTGAGTTTCGAGCCATTGACAAT GTGAAACCTGAAGAAAACAACTTAACGGAAGTCCAACAAGTAATCATGGATCCGATGCAACAATTGCAAACTAATGATGTTCCTTCTCATATTGGTGGCTTAAAACCGCTTCTGAAGTTGTTCAAATGGAGAAAAAAGAAGAGACAATATTACATGCTTTCAGCAAATGAGGCTTTTCGCAAGACTTTTAATGCGAAGTTTTTTAATTTGAAACCCTCAACCGAGTCCAAATTTAAGAAAGTGATTGAGGTTTTATCCACTCACGTATTTCGTATCAAGGGCAAGATCAAAAGTAAAATGTTGTTAGAAAATACAGAATATAGTTGTCACCTTGTGTTCAAGCTCTCAGAAAAGCGGTGTGGGTTGCATTGTCCGGTGATAGTACGAGATCTACATCAACATAGGAATAAACATAGTGAAGTTGTTTATTTTAGATCCCCAAGTCCATGGAATAAAGATGATGTTAATCGGGTTCCTCAAGAGAGGGAAGATGGATGGATGGAGGTTTATGTGTGGAAATTCAAATCAAATCATAAGCTTCAAAATATGTGGATGAATTTGAAATTTGTAACCTATGAAGGAACGATGTCTGGCCTTATTATATGTGGTCTTGAGTTTCGCCCAGTGTAA